The Mesorhizobium opportunistum WSM2075 DNA window TGGGCTTCCCGTCGCCCGGCGTGTTCTCCTTCGCCATCCAGAACGGCATGAAGCTGAAGTCGGTGTTCCACATGGGCGCGCGCGACACGTTCAGCATCGCCTTCCGCAAGGGCGAGGGGTCGAACGACCTGAAGAAGCTCGAAGGCAAGACCATCTTGCTCGGCTCCGCCGCCTGGCAGTCGATCACCGATCCGCTGCTCGCCGCGCAAGGCGTCGACATCAAGAAGGTCAAATATGTCGAGGCCGGCTGGCCGACCTGGGGCACGGCGCTTGCCGGCGGCCAGGGTGACGCTGCCTTGTCATGGGAAGGGCTGCGCGCCGAATGGATCGCCAAGGGCCTCGACTTCGAATACTGGCTCGGCGTGAAGAACTCCAAGCTGCCGGCCAACACGTTCGTGGTGCGCGCCGCCGACCTCGAGGATCCCGACAAGAAGGCATTCCTGGAGAAATACCTTCGCGGCTGGGCGATGGGCCTGGAGTTTGGCTATCAAAATCCACGCGCGGCCGTCGAAGCGGTGTTCGAGCAGTTCCCGACGCTGGCCAAGAATCTCGGGCCGGAGCTCGGCACCACCTCGATCCTGCAGCAGATCAACGTCTTCCGTGGCGACATGGACAAGCGCGGCGGCTGGGGCTCGCACGACATGGCGAGCTGGCAGGGCTTCTTCGACGAGATCCACAAGATCGGCCAGATCACCAATCCGGTGAAGGCCGAGGAGGTCTGCACCAACGACCTCATTCCCGCGGCCAACGACTTCGACAAGGCCAAGGTCAAGGCCGATGCCGACGGCGTCAAGCTGTCGGAAGGTTTTGCCGCGCTCGATGTCGAGAAGATCAAGGCGCATCTGTTCGATTCGGCGGTGAAGTGAGGGTCAGCGCCGAGGTGAGCGCCGCCCTTGGCCCGCTTGGCTCCTTTCCTCTCCCTCCGGAGGGGGGAGAGGTGGCGCCGCGTAGCGGCGACGGAGTGGGGGAAGGCGTTCGCCAAACGCGCAGTCGTCGCAAGATAGGCACGATCCGGCGAACAAGTAGCCCTTAGGTGGGCGCGAAGGTCGACCCCCACTCCGTCGAGCTTCGCTCGACACCTCTCCCCCGATCGACGGGGGAGAGGAAAGGTGATTGTCCCGGATAGACATACGAGCGGCTGCCGATCGCCGCGCACATTCAATGAAGAATTCAGGAGGGCTGAAATGGCCGACAAGGTAAAAGTGCTGGTGGTGGGTCTCGGCAATATGGGTGCGTCGCATGCCAGCGCCTATCACCGGTCGGACGGTTTTCAGTTCGTCGGCATCATGAGCCGGTCGATCAAGAGCAACACGAAGATACCGGCGGAATTAGCCGGCTATCCGCTTTACGAGGATTTCGACCTGGCGCTGAAGGAAACCAGGCCGGACGCCGTGTCGATCAACAGCTGGCCAAACACCCACGCCGAATATGCGCTGAAGGCGATCGCGGCCAATTGTCATGTGTTCATGGAAAAGCCGCTCGCCACCAACATCGAGGACGCCGAAAAGGTCGTGGCCGCCGCACGGGCGAAGAACCGCAAGCTGGTGCTCGGCTATATCCTGCGGGTCCATCCCTCGTGGATCAAGTTCATCGAGGTCGGCAAGACGCTGGGCAAGCCGCTGGTGATGCGCCTCAATCTCAACCAGCAGAGCAGCGGCACCGCCTGGCACTGGCACAAGAACCTGATCGATTCGCTGATCCCGATCGTCGATTGCGGCGTGCACTATGTCGACGTCATGTGCCAGCTCACCGGCGCCAAGCCAGTGCGCGTGCATGGCATCGGCGCCAAATTGTGGGCGGAGGCCGACAAGCAGAATTACGGCCACCTGCACGTCACCTTCGATGACGGTTCGGTCGGCTGGTACGAGGCCGGCTGGGGGCCGATGATGAGCGAGACAGCCTATTTCGTGAAGGACGTGGTCGGGCCCAAGGGCGCGGTGTCGATCGTCGCCGGCCAGGCCGCGAGCAATGACAAGGACGCCGAGGTCTCCAATTCGGCCGACATCGACCGCCACACCAAGACCGATGCGCTGAAGATCCACTATGCCTCCGTCGACGGCGACAAGAACTTCTCCAAACCGGACGAGATCGTCAGCATGGAGGACGAGCCCGGGCATCAGGAACTGTGCGATCGCGAGCAGGCATTCTTCCTGCGCGCCATCCGCGAGGATCTCGATTTGACCGAGCAGATGGATGCGGCGGTCAACAGCCTGCGCATCGTGCTCGCCGCCGAACAGAGCATCGTGCTGGGGCGCACCGTCGAGCTGGCCTGACGCAATCCGGTGGCTGGCGCTGGAGGAGGAACCAGCCCCACCACAGCATGATCCAACCGCGACGGCTGGGGTCGCCCTTGGCGATGCGGGAACATGCAAGGGAGAGAAAGATGGTCACCGACAGTCTGCTGAAAACCTATGCCGAGTCCGATGCGCTTGACCTTGCGGGACTGGTGCGCGGTGGCCAGGTCTCGCCGGCGGAGCTGGTCGAGGCGGCGATCACGCTGGTCGAGCGGCTCAACCCGGCGCTCAACGCAGTGATCCATCGCCTCTACGACATGGGCCGCGCGCAGGCGCAAGCGGTCGACAGATCGGCGCCTTTCGCCGGGGTGCCGTTCCTGCTCAAGGAACTCGCCTCGTCCTGGACTGGCGCGCCGAACACCAATTCCTGCTTCTACCTGAAAGACATCGTCGCCGACTTCGACACCGAGGTCGTGCGCCGCATGAAGGCGGCGGGGCTGGTGCTGGTCGGCAAGTCGAACGCACCGGAAAACGGCTGGTCGATCACCACGGAGCCGAAACTCTACGGCACGACGAAGAACCCGTGGAAGGAGGGCATCACGCCCGGCGGCTCGAGCGGTGGCGCGGCGGCGGCCATCGCCGCGCGCATGGTGCCGATCGCCGAGGCCAGCGACGGCGCCGGTTCGATCCGCGTTCCGGCCTCCTGCTGCGGCATCGTTGGCTTGAAACCGTCGCGCGGCCGCGTCAGCCTCGCGCCGTTCGGCGACTACTGGTATGGCGGCGCCTATTTCCTGTGCTGCTCGCGCAGCGTGCGCGACACCGCGGCCTATCTCGACGCGGTATCCGGCGCGCTGCCGGGCGACCCCTATACGCCGCCGGTCCCGGACGGCTCCTGGCTCATCCTGTCGGCGCGGGCGCCGAAGAAGCTGCGCATCGGCTTTTCCGTGACGCCGCCCAACGGCACGGCGATCGACGCGGAGGTGAAGGCGGCGGTGCTGGCGACCGTCGCGACGCTTGAAGGGCTGGGTCACGACGTCGAGGAGCACGACATGCCGCTCGACGCCAATGCCGTCTGGGCGACCTACACCAACATGACCTGCGTGCAGACGGCGGCGACCTTCGCTTACCATGAAACGGTGATCGGCCGGCCGGTAACGCCAGATGACGTCGAGCCGGTGACCTGGGCGATTATCGAGCGCGGCCGTGCGACCAGCGGCATCAGGCACATCAGCGATGTCGAGCAGCTCAGGCAGGTCGGCCGCGACATTGTCGCCGATCTCAGCGCCTACGATCTCTTCATCACGCCGACGCTGACGCAGCTGCCACGGCCGTTCGGCTATTACGACATGTCGGAGACCGACATCGACCCCTACAACGCCAAATGGACGGATGCGGTGTTTGCCTTCCCCTTCAACATTTCCGGCCAGCCGGCGATCTCGCTGCCGCTCGGCTGGTCGAAAGGCGGCGTGCCGATCGGCGTGCAACTGGTCGGCCGTTATGGTGACGAGGCGACGGTGCTGGCTGCGTCGGCGCAGTTGGAGCAGGCGATGCCGTGGAGGGAGAGGCGGCCGCCGGTGAGTGGTTAGTTGGCTAGGCAATCAACGTCGAGTTCCGTGGCGCCCCCCTCTGTCCGGCAGGGCATCTCCCCCTCAAGGGGGGAGATTGGACGTTTCGGCGCCGGCTCGTCTTCTTGCAATGTTGAAAATTGGCGAAAGCGGTCACGGCAGCCAATCTCCCCACCCGTGGGGGAGATGGCCGGCAGGCCAGAGAGGGGCGCCGTAGAGTGCCGGCCTACCCAATCCCCTCCAGCCGCCTCGGCAGCCGGTTCATCGGCCTGGGCCCTTCCGGCGTGATCAGGAACTGGTCCTCGAGATTGAAGCTGGCGAGGCCGTCTATGTAGAGCGGGATCTCGAAGGCCAGCACCATGCCGGCCTCGATCTCGACATCGCTGTCGGCGGCGATGAACGGCCATTGTTCGGAGAAGACCGATTGACCCACGCTGTGACCGAAATGGCCGCGGCGGTAGGAGCGCAGCCCTTGCCGTGCCAGGCTTTCGGTGGTCACCCGGTGCACATGGGCAAGCGTGTTTCCCGGCACGAGCGCGGCCAGCCCATCCTCGAAGGCGCGCTCGGCGATGGCGTGCAGTTCCGCCTGGTCGGCGGAAGGCGGCCCGAAGGTGAAATTGCGCGACATGTCCGAGGCATAGAACCCGACCGTGCAGACCATGTCGCACTTCAAGGGATCGCCGGCCGTGGCTTTGGCGTCGGCGCCCTTGGCCCGGGCGCCCAGCGTCACATATTCCGCCGTCGCCACCGCATGGGACAGCCCGGCCGCCGCGTCGGCGACGCCTTGCCGGTAGAGCGCGACGAGATCGGCCTGGCGCATGCCGGCCATCGCATCCACCTGCAGCCGCTCCAGCCCGGCTTCCGAGAGAAAAATGCCTTGCTGCAGGAGATCGATCTCGCGCTGCGATTTGATGGCCCGCAGCCTATCCAGCACCGGCGAGCCGTCGACCATCGGGCAATCCGGCAGCAGGGCCTGGATGGCGGCGAAATCGGCGGCGGGGATAAAGTCGAGGTCGACGCCCAGCGTCGCGCGCGCCAGCCCGAATTCGGCGAGCAGGGACTGCAATTGGCGCACCGAACCGGAGAGGTCGAACGTGGCGGGACGGGAGAAATCCGGCGCGCGGCCGAGCGAGGCGAGGCCCGCCTCGATGCGCCCGGCCAGGGGAAGGCCGTGAGATACTGTCTCGACCGGTGCGGATTCGATCCAGATCGGGTGCGAGCGCACGACCGCCTCGGGCGCGGCGGTCCGCAGCTGCGCCGCGTTGAAGTCGGCGACCACGACGCCGATCGGCAGGTCCTGCCGGGCCGGGATGACGACGAAGCCGCCTCCGGCGCGCCGGAACAGGCCCGCCGGGCCGATCCAGGCGCCGGTCGCATAGTGGAACGCCTCGGGCGCTGAGAGCACCAGCGCCGCGATGCCGGCCCGTTGCATCAAATGCGCGGCGCGCTGGCGGTCGACAAAGCCGGTCATAGTCTTTCTCCGCATGCTTGAAGCGGCAACGGAGCATTGCGGGTGCGGACAATCAAGCCGTTTGCTCGAACTTCATCATCCCTGAGCGGAGCAGCCGCGTGGCGGCCTCGCGGAAGGCTCGACCGAGACAACAATGGCATTCCATGTCAAAACTTGCGCAGGGGGGAGATTTCATGAGGATCGACAAAGCCGGTGCCCTGAAAAGGACAGCCATGGGCCTGTTGGGACTGCTCGTCGCCATGGCGGCGGGGTGCGGTTCAATCGACTATCAGAAACTCACCACGGGTCAGCTGTCGGGAAGCCTTTTCGTTATGTGGGTCGGTGAGGGCAACAGCTCGGGCGACGGAAATTTCCTGTTCGTGCCCGACCCACGAGATCCATTGATCTTCCATCGATCGGATCCGTCTGCTCCGGGCAGCACGATCCAGCCGGGTCTCATGTACACGGATGGCGGTTCGATCCCGAAAATCGCGCAGGTCTTCAAGGGACTGTCGCCTTGGGGCTACGCGCCGGCCTATATGATTCATGATTGGGTCTTTATCGCTCACCATTGCATAGTGGACGGCAGCAGCGAGAAGCGGTTCGACCAGGTTCGCGGAATAGAATTCGATGATTCCGCCGCAATTCTCGGCGAAGCGATCAAGGCGCTGATCAAGGCTCGACAAGTGGCCCCCAACGACGTGGCGCCAAACGCCATAACGGCTGCCGTCGGAAGCGTGGTCGCCAGGAACCTTTGGGATCAGAAAGGCGCTTGCAAGTCCCTGCAGGTCAGCGCGAAGGACATCGCCGCCGCGGAGGCAGCCATACCGGGATCGACCAGCAAGGCACGGAATTTGAGGGCTTTCCAGGTTCCGGAGACGATCGCGCCCGCAATTCCCCAGGCAAAGCCGGCGAAGATCGTGGCTCGCGTGACATTCTGAGCTGATCCGTGCAAATGCCGGCCGCTGCTGGTCACCCTGGCTTTGGTCCGCCCAAAGGCTCCGCTTTTCCGGGCTTTCCGGTTTCCGCCCCGATAAACGAAAAGGCCGGACAACAGCCCGGCCTTTTCGTAGATGCTTGATTCCCTGGAAGGAAATTGGAGCGGGTGAAGCGATTCGAACGCTCGACCCCAACCTTGGCAAGGTTGTGCTCTACCCCTGAGCTACACCCGCTCACACGGCGTCTTGGCCGCAAGCCGGGCCTATATGGCTGAAGAGCGCTGCGATTGCAACAGGGAATCGCGAGCCTTTTTACAAGCTCCGGGGTGATGCCGGCAAACCGCCGGCTCGGCGCGGATTTCACCGTCGCCTTGCGCGATGGTCTTGTGTCTGCCGCCTCATTGGCCGTAAACGGCAAGGCAAGCAAACGGACGAAGAAGAAGATCGATGCCGAAAACCGAAGCCGAACTTTTTGCATTCCTGGCCGAACTCGGGATCGCTGTTTCAACGATACGCCATCCACCCCTCTACACGGTCGCCGATTCGCAGGCGCTGCGCGGCGAAATCGCCGGCGGGCACACCAAAAACCTGTTCCTGAAGGACAAGAAGGACAATTTCTTCCTGGTCACCGTCGGCGAGGACGCCGTCGTCGATCTCAAGCAGATCCACCAGCTGATCGGCGCCGCCGGCCGGGTTTCGTTCGGCAAACCGGAGATGCTGATGGAGCTTCTCGGCGTCGCGCCGGGCGCGGTTACCGTGTTTGGCGTCATCAACGACAGGCAAAACCGGGTCAAGCTGGTGCTCGACAAGGATTTGATGGAGCATGCCGTCATCAACGCGCATCCGCTGACCAATGAAGCGACGACATCGATCGCGGCGGCCGACCTGATCAGATTCGTCGAGGCAACCGGGCATGATGCTGCTATCTTGAAAGTCTCGGCGTGATCGCCACATGGATGGCGAAACCGACTTCCAATGAAGACTTTGCGCCGACCCGCGGGCCGGCGGCGCAACCGAAAGGGTGACGAGATGAGCGACAACAATCCGTTTGGCGGGTCATTCGGCAGCAATGGCGGCCAGTATTCGACCTCGGTCCAGTATGGCGGAACCGAGCCCGCGCGCGCGAAAGTCGCGCTTGGCGAAGCGCCCGCCGGACCTGTTGCCGCCGGTCCCGCTGCTGCTGGAGATGTCATCAAGGACACCACGACCGCCGCCTTCGCCGCCGACGTCATCCAGGAATCGCGCCGCCAGCCGGTGCTGGTCGATTTCTGGGCGCCGTGGTGCGGGCCTTGCAAGCAGCTCACCCCGCAGCTGGAAAAAGCGGTCAGGGCCGCCGGCGGCAAGGTCAAGCTGGTCAAGATGAACATCGACGATCATCCCTCGATCGCCGGCCAGCTCGGCATCCAGTCCATTCCGGCGGTCATCGCCTTCAAGGATGGCCAGCCGGTCGACGGCTTCATGGGCGCCATCCCCGAGAGCCAGATCGCCGAATTCATCACCAAGGTCGGCGGCAAGGGCAATGGCGCGCCGGCCGTGGCCGAGGCGCTGGCGGCGGCGACCGAGGCGCGTGACGCCGGCGACATGCAGACCGCCGCCGACATCTATGACGCCGTGCTGGCGCAGGCGCCGGATACGATCGAGGCGATCGCCGGGCTTGGCGAGTTGCTGTTCGAGGCCGGCGACACGGACGGCGCCGAAGCGTTGCTGGCGACGGCACCGGAGGCCAAGAAGGATGCGCCGGCGCTTGCCGCCGTGCGCGCCAAGATCGCGCTGGCGGCGCAAGCCGCTTCGCTTGGCAATCCGGCCGAGTTCGAGCGCCGGCTGACCGACAATCCCAACGACCATCAGGCGCGTTTCGATCTGGCCATGATCCAGAACGCAAGGGGTGAGCGCACGGCGGCGGCGGACAATCTGCTGGCCATCATCAAGGCCGACCGCGCGTGGAACGAAGACGGCGCCAAGACGCAATTGCTGCAGTTCTTCGAGGCTTGGGGCATGGCCGACGAGGCGACGCTGGCGGCGCGGCGCAAATTGTCGTCGCTGCTGTTTTCCTGAGCCGGTTATCGGTTGTTTTGTCGCACAGGCTTGCGAGATCAGGCCAAAGCGCCAGATAGGAAAAACCAGGCAGAGTTGACGCGCTTCCTTGTGGAAGCGATCGGAGGAATGAGGTGCAAGCGGGAAACGCGCATTACCGGCTCGCCAAGGATTTGCCGTCAGCGATCCCGATCTTTCCGCTCGAGGGGGCGCTTCTGCTGCCAGGCGGCCGCATGCCGCTCAACATCTTCGAGCCGCGCTACCTGCAGATGGTGGACGAGGCGGTTGCCGGGTCGCGGCTCATCGGCGTCATCCAGCCTCGCCTCGACGGCGCGCTGCGCGACGATGGCGAGCCGGAGCTCTGCAATGTCGGCTGCGCCGGGCGCATCATCGCCTTTTCCGAAACCGGCGACGGTCGCTACCTGATTTCGCTGCAGGGCGTGTGCCGGTTCCGCATCACCCACGAACTGACGGTCAAGACGCCGTTTCGCCAGGCCAAGCCGGCGCCTTTCCTCGCCGACCTTGATGAGGACCAGGCGGCGGACGAGATCGACCGGCCCGCGCTCCTGAGAGCATTTCGCGCCTATCTGCAGGCCAACGACCTGGAGGCCGACTGGGAAAGCGTCAGCCGCGCCGAGAACGCCATGCTGGTCAACGCGCTTTCGATGATGGCGCCCTACGGGCCGGCCGAAAAGCAGGCGCTGCTCGAAGCGGCGGACCTGAAGACGCGCGCCGAAACGCTGATCGCCATCACGGAGATGGCGCTGGCGCGCGAAAATGAAGATTTTGGCTCGAGCTTGCAGTAAGATGGGTCGATGTCCGGGTGATGCCGGCCGCAAATGGCGGCTTGCTGCGCTTCCGGTGCTCACGTACGAAAGTACGCTCCGCTCCGGTTCTCGCAAGCCTCCATTTTCGACTCGGCCTGACCCGGATATCAACACATCTTCGGCGCGAAGCTGGAGGAGGCACGATGGCGGATGGGCGTGACGGAAGGAAGAGCACTGTCGACCCCAAGCTGCTGGAACTCCTGGCCTGCCCGCTGACCAAGGGGCCGCTCGCCTGGGATCCGGAGCGGGGCGAGCTGATCTCTCGGGTCGCCAAGCTCGCCTATCCGGTTCGCGACGGCATCCCGATCATGCTGCCATCGGAGGCGCGGACGATTTCGGCGGAGGATGTGCTGTCGCCGCCGAAATTGGGTGGGACATCGTAGGTTCGAACATATGCGACGAGAAGATTGCCAGAGGCTGGCGGGACAGCACCCCCCTCTGGCCTACCGGCCATCTCCCCCACAAGGAGGGAGATTGGCTGTCGTCCTCGCTTTCGCCAATCTCCAGCGTTGCAGGAGCTGCTGATCTCCCCCTGTTCGCGATGTCCACGGTCCAAACACCTCCTTGCGGGGGAGAGGAAAGGCGCGAGTTCGCCAACCTGGGCGCCCTTCCTCTCCCTCCGGAGGGGGGAGAGGTGGCGCTGCGCAGCAGCGACGGAGTGGGGGAAGGCATTCGCCAAACGCGCGGTCGCCGCAAGGCAGGAACACCCTGGCGAGCAAGGCAAGCAGCGATCAGTCGGAAACATTGCTTC harbors:
- a CDS encoding ABC transporter substrate-binding protein — protein: MTRDNFIRQAGMSRRTFLQVTGAGLVTATALGATGFKAKAEAYGKFTWISPRGTLEVLDDYPYWAAKKAGYFDGLETDMQPGPSDGTATVKFVDVGQADMGFPSPGVFSFAIQNGMKLKSVFHMGARDTFSIAFRKGEGSNDLKKLEGKTILLGSAAWQSITDPLLAAQGVDIKKVKYVEAGWPTWGTALAGGQGDAALSWEGLRAEWIAKGLDFEYWLGVKNSKLPANTFVVRAADLEDPDKKAFLEKYLRGWAMGLEFGYQNPRAAVEAVFEQFPTLAKNLGPELGTTSILQQINVFRGDMDKRGGWGSHDMASWQGFFDEIHKIGQITNPVKAEEVCTNDLIPAANDFDKAKVKADADGVKLSEGFAALDVEKIKAHLFDSAVK
- a CDS encoding Gfo/Idh/MocA family protein, yielding MADKVKVLVVGLGNMGASHASAYHRSDGFQFVGIMSRSIKSNTKIPAELAGYPLYEDFDLALKETRPDAVSINSWPNTHAEYALKAIAANCHVFMEKPLATNIEDAEKVVAAARAKNRKLVLGYILRVHPSWIKFIEVGKTLGKPLVMRLNLNQQSSGTAWHWHKNLIDSLIPIVDCGVHYVDVMCQLTGAKPVRVHGIGAKLWAEADKQNYGHLHVTFDDGSVGWYEAGWGPMMSETAYFVKDVVGPKGAVSIVAGQAASNDKDAEVSNSADIDRHTKTDALKIHYASVDGDKNFSKPDEIVSMEDEPGHQELCDREQAFFLRAIREDLDLTEQMDAAVNSLRIVLAAEQSIVLGRTVELA
- a CDS encoding amidase gives rise to the protein MVTDSLLKTYAESDALDLAGLVRGGQVSPAELVEAAITLVERLNPALNAVIHRLYDMGRAQAQAVDRSAPFAGVPFLLKELASSWTGAPNTNSCFYLKDIVADFDTEVVRRMKAAGLVLVGKSNAPENGWSITTEPKLYGTTKNPWKEGITPGGSSGGAAAAIAARMVPIAEASDGAGSIRVPASCCGIVGLKPSRGRVSLAPFGDYWYGGAYFLCCSRSVRDTAAYLDAVSGALPGDPYTPPVPDGSWLILSARAPKKLRIGFSVTPPNGTAIDAEVKAAVLATVATLEGLGHDVEEHDMPLDANAVWATYTNMTCVQTAATFAYHETVIGRPVTPDDVEPVTWAIIERGRATSGIRHISDVEQLRQVGRDIVADLSAYDLFITPTLTQLPRPFGYYDMSETDIDPYNAKWTDAVFAFPFNISGQPAISLPLGWSKGGVPIGVQLVGRYGDEATVLAASAQLEQAMPWRERRPPVSG
- a CDS encoding M24 family metallopeptidase yields the protein MTGFVDRQRAAHLMQRAGIAALVLSAPEAFHYATGAWIGPAGLFRRAGGGFVVIPARQDLPIGVVVADFNAAQLRTAAPEAVVRSHPIWIESAPVETVSHGLPLAGRIEAGLASLGRAPDFSRPATFDLSGSVRQLQSLLAEFGLARATLGVDLDFIPAADFAAIQALLPDCPMVDGSPVLDRLRAIKSQREIDLLQQGIFLSEAGLERLQVDAMAGMRQADLVALYRQGVADAAAGLSHAVATAEYVTLGARAKGADAKATAGDPLKCDMVCTVGFYASDMSRNFTFGPPSADQAELHAIAERAFEDGLAALVPGNTLAHVHRVTTESLARQGLRSYRRGHFGHSVGQSVFSEQWPFIAADSDVEIEAGMVLAFEIPLYIDGLASFNLEDQFLITPEGPRPMNRLPRRLEGIG
- a CDS encoding excalibur calcium-binding domain-containing protein, coding for MRTIKPFARTSSSLSGAAAWRPRGRLDRDNNGIPCQNLRRGEIS
- a CDS encoding prolyl-tRNA synthetase associated domain-containing protein, which gives rise to MPKTEAELFAFLAELGIAVSTIRHPPLYTVADSQALRGEIAGGHTKNLFLKDKKDNFFLVTVGEDAVVDLKQIHQLIGAAGRVSFGKPEMLMELLGVAPGAVTVFGVINDRQNRVKLVLDKDLMEHAVINAHPLTNEATTSIAAADLIRFVEATGHDAAILKVSA
- the trxA gene encoding thioredoxin, producing the protein MSDNNPFGGSFGSNGGQYSTSVQYGGTEPARAKVALGEAPAGPVAAGPAAAGDVIKDTTTAAFAADVIQESRRQPVLVDFWAPWCGPCKQLTPQLEKAVRAAGGKVKLVKMNIDDHPSIAGQLGIQSIPAVIAFKDGQPVDGFMGAIPESQIAEFITKVGGKGNGAPAVAEALAAATEARDAGDMQTAADIYDAVLAQAPDTIEAIAGLGELLFEAGDTDGAEALLATAPEAKKDAPALAAVRAKIALAAQAASLGNPAEFERRLTDNPNDHQARFDLAMIQNARGERTAAADNLLAIIKADRAWNEDGAKTQLLQFFEAWGMADEATLAARRKLSSLLFS
- a CDS encoding LON peptidase substrate-binding domain-containing protein translates to MQAGNAHYRLAKDLPSAIPIFPLEGALLLPGGRMPLNIFEPRYLQMVDEAVAGSRLIGVIQPRLDGALRDDGEPELCNVGCAGRIIAFSETGDGRYLISLQGVCRFRITHELTVKTPFRQAKPAPFLADLDEDQAADEIDRPALLRAFRAYLQANDLEADWESVSRAENAMLVNALSMMAPYGPAEKQALLEAADLKTRAETLIAITEMALARENEDFGSSLQ
- a CDS encoding Trm112 family protein translates to MADGRDGRKSTVDPKLLELLACPLTKGPLAWDPERGELISRVAKLAYPVRDGIPIMLPSEARTISAEDVLSPPKLGGTS